The following proteins come from a genomic window of Sorghum bicolor cultivar BTx623 chromosome 3, Sorghum_bicolor_NCBIv3, whole genome shotgun sequence:
- the LOC110433289 gene encoding uncharacterized protein LOC110433289 gives MRSRQGNGGQGVPASRSSATVSTERKRATPVKKKDEITEDGGGPEERPTGARFDTIGNIMETRRHCYHGRCGRGEARPRSPPLSWRGVSPSSQWCEWGSPCREAHWV, from the exons ATGCGGTCAAGGCAAGGTAATGGAGGCCAGGGCGTTCCTGCGAGCCGGTCAAGCGCCACGGTGAGCACCGAAAGGAAGCGTGCAACACCAGTAAAGAAGAAGGACGAG ATCACAGAGGACGGAGGAGGACCGGAGGAGAGGCCTACTGGAGCCAGATTCGACACCATTGGTAATATAATGGAAACCCGCCGCCACTGCTaccatggccgatgcgggcgtGGGGAGGCACGCCCTCGATCGCCGCCGCTGTCGTGGAGAGGTGTGTCGCCATCGTCGCAGTGGTGCGAGTGGGGCTCGCCGTGCCGGGAAGCACATTGGGTGTAG